The Microbacterium maritypicum genome contains a region encoding:
- a CDS encoding response regulator: MIGVFLVDDHSVVRRGIAQILDAEPGLEVVGESGTVRGTLGRVEATSPDVVVLDVRLPDGSGVDLCRSIRSAHPGIRCLMLTAFDDDAASAASVIAGASGYVLKTIRGTSLIDSIRRAAAGEDLTPPAVTARVRTELASRATALPAPEAPLTLRESQILRLIAEGLTNRQIGERLGLAEKTVKNYVSGLLAKLGMQRRTQAAVYGATEHFSDRATGERFDPS, translated from the coding sequence ATGATCGGCGTGTTCCTGGTGGATGACCACAGTGTCGTCCGTCGCGGAATCGCGCAGATCCTCGACGCGGAGCCGGGGCTCGAGGTAGTCGGAGAATCCGGCACTGTGCGCGGCACGCTCGGGCGGGTGGAGGCGACTTCGCCGGATGTCGTCGTGCTCGACGTGCGGCTCCCGGACGGCAGCGGCGTGGACCTCTGCCGGAGCATCCGATCGGCGCACCCCGGGATTCGATGCCTCATGCTCACGGCCTTCGACGACGACGCGGCGAGCGCCGCCTCGGTGATCGCCGGCGCGTCGGGGTATGTCCTGAAGACGATCCGTGGCACTTCTCTCATCGACTCGATCCGCCGGGCGGCGGCCGGTGAGGACTTGACGCCTCCGGCAGTCACAGCGCGTGTGCGGACCGAGCTCGCTTCTCGCGCGACGGCCCTTCCCGCCCCCGAGGCGCCGTTGACCCTGCGCGAGAGCCAGATTCTGCGCTTGATCGCGGAAGGACTCACGAACCGTCAGATCGGCGAGCGCCTCGGCCTCGCCGAGAAGACGGTCAAGAACTACGTCTCTGGTCTCCTCGCGAAGCTCGGCATGCAGCGTCGCACGCAGGCGGCCGTCTACGGTGCCACGGAGCACTTCTCCGATCGAGCGACGGGGGAACGCTTCGATCCGTCGTGA
- a CDS encoding sensor histidine kinase: MDDEELRFPDQRRSELESTIGELVERAQHVLSAQGRLRSLLRASQIVVEDLDLEQVLRHIAEAAVTLVDAQYGALGVIDREGRLEQFIHVGMPDDVADRIGHLPEGHGVLGAVIESAHPIRLVDLGADPRSVGLPPHHPVMRTFLGVPIRVRGEIYGNLYLTNRTGGEFTDEDEELVIALATTAAIAIDNARRYEESRRLQRLSRALAEVSAALLSSDSDDVFGVVAEKVASVIDADLVLIVAPGPDGKRHQVKTARGVGAERIEGTEIPEGDSLISRAMGGGLVISDSAPAEAPSFEGHAPGGSTLAVPLLVAGAPAGALYVVRDAKTKRFSDDDLSVLSEFAAQAGIAVALAHARADRQRLDLIEDRARIARDLHDNVIQRLFGTGLGLQALAATTPDRAEAISAHAGEIDAAISDFRTAIFALQTTDPESVRHRLLDVVGEFTPSLRSAPRVSFSGPVDLLVTGALGEDIVAVVRESLSNVARHARATTSEVIVAVTASHVTVVVDDDGIGMPENPERVSGTANLEMRARAHGGTCTVAARDLGGTRVHWRAPLEAETTGSR; this comes from the coding sequence ATGGACGACGAAGAGCTTCGGTTCCCCGACCAGCGCCGATCCGAGCTGGAGAGCACGATCGGCGAGCTGGTGGAACGAGCTCAGCACGTGCTCAGCGCCCAGGGCCGACTGCGCAGCCTGCTCCGTGCGAGCCAGATCGTCGTGGAGGACCTCGACCTCGAACAGGTTCTTCGCCACATCGCCGAGGCCGCCGTGACTCTGGTGGATGCGCAATACGGCGCGCTCGGTGTGATCGACCGCGAGGGACGCCTGGAGCAGTTCATCCACGTCGGGATGCCGGATGATGTCGCAGATCGGATCGGTCATCTCCCGGAAGGGCATGGCGTGCTGGGGGCGGTCATCGAGAGCGCGCATCCGATCCGCCTGGTCGACCTCGGCGCCGATCCGCGATCGGTGGGGTTGCCCCCGCACCATCCGGTCATGCGCACGTTCCTCGGCGTTCCGATCCGGGTGCGCGGGGAGATATACGGGAATCTGTATCTCACCAACCGCACGGGCGGCGAGTTCACCGACGAAGACGAAGAGCTGGTGATCGCCCTCGCGACCACGGCCGCGATCGCGATAGACAACGCGCGTCGCTATGAGGAGTCCCGGCGTCTACAGCGTCTCAGCCGCGCACTCGCAGAGGTATCCGCTGCGCTCCTCTCGTCGGACTCCGACGATGTCTTCGGCGTGGTCGCGGAGAAGGTGGCTTCTGTGATCGATGCGGATCTGGTGTTGATCGTTGCGCCCGGGCCAGATGGAAAGCGGCATCAGGTGAAGACGGCCCGCGGGGTCGGTGCCGAACGGATCGAGGGGACGGAGATTCCGGAGGGGGATTCGCTGATCTCCAGGGCGATGGGTGGAGGACTCGTCATCTCCGATTCCGCCCCGGCCGAGGCTCCATCTTTCGAAGGGCACGCTCCAGGGGGGTCGACCCTCGCCGTCCCCCTTCTGGTTGCGGGTGCGCCCGCGGGCGCGCTCTACGTGGTCCGTGATGCGAAGACGAAGCGGTTTTCCGACGACGATCTGTCGGTGCTCTCCGAGTTCGCCGCGCAAGCGGGCATCGCCGTCGCCCTCGCGCATGCGCGTGCTGACCGTCAGCGGCTGGATCTGATCGAGGATCGTGCCCGGATCGCACGAGACCTTCACGACAACGTCATACAGCGGCTGTTCGGAACAGGGCTCGGCCTGCAGGCGCTGGCAGCGACCACGCCTGATCGTGCCGAAGCAATCTCCGCGCACGCCGGAGAGATCGACGCGGCCATCTCCGACTTCCGCACGGCCATCTTCGCTCTTCAGACCACGGACCCCGAGTCGGTCCGTCATCGTCTCCTCGACGTGGTGGGCGAGTTCACCCCGAGTCTTCGCAGCGCTCCCCGCGTCTCGTTCTCCGGTCCCGTCGATCTCCTCGTCACCGGCGCGCTCGGTGAGGACATCGTCGCCGTGGTGCGCGAGTCGCTGAGCAACGTCGCCCGCCATGCGCGCGCCACGACGTCGGAGGTCATCGTCGCCGTCACGGCATCCCATGTCACGGTCGTCGTCGACGACGACGGGATCGGTATGCCCGAGAACCCGGAGCGCGTCAGCGGGACGGCGAATCTGGAGATGCGCGCGCGAGCGCATGGCGGCACGTGCACGGTCGCGGCCCGAGACCTCGGCGGCACGAGGGTCCACTGGCGGGCGCCGCTCGAGGCGGAGACGACGGGCTCCCGATGA
- a CDS encoding universal stress protein, which translates to MPARYVLALKGRGGEETAHAWAESHAAAAGVPVVRVHVATGDDADFAHPEPRRTTDVVLPRGPVPEQLARFLQDDDALVISTGKTGFIHSRVFGTMSLRIAAVARCAVVVVPHLDLRFRSGIVAGVKADDLLDPVVRAASDEAARRGEPLQVVHSSFSGIVPAPVETSASALEQAAALVQRLHPRATLRTRETVRPPAEALLDASRNAALVVIGAGHAHRSEHSLGPVVQDVLVNINAPVLIVPGDRAHHSG; encoded by the coding sequence ATGCCTGCACGATATGTCCTGGCGCTCAAGGGACGCGGTGGCGAGGAAACGGCGCATGCGTGGGCCGAGTCGCATGCTGCCGCGGCCGGCGTCCCGGTCGTCCGCGTGCATGTGGCGACCGGAGACGATGCGGATTTCGCGCACCCCGAACCGCGCAGGACGACGGACGTCGTACTCCCGAGGGGGCCCGTGCCGGAACAGCTCGCCCGCTTCCTCCAGGATGATGACGCCCTGGTGATCAGCACCGGCAAGACGGGGTTCATCCACAGCCGTGTCTTCGGCACCATGAGTCTGCGCATCGCAGCGGTGGCGCGCTGCGCCGTCGTGGTCGTGCCGCACCTCGATCTGCGCTTCCGCTCAGGGATCGTCGCCGGGGTGAAGGCCGATGACCTGCTCGACCCCGTCGTCCGCGCGGCATCCGACGAGGCCGCACGGCGCGGGGAGCCGCTGCAAGTCGTGCATTCCTCGTTCTCCGGGATCGTTCCGGCGCCCGTGGAGACGTCGGCATCCGCGCTGGAGCAGGCGGCCGCTCTCGTCCAACGGCTGCACCCTCGGGCCACGCTGCGAACGCGCGAGACCGTGCGGCCGCCGGCGGAAGCGCTGTTGGACGCCTCCCGGAATGCCGCACTCGTCGTCATCGGCGCAGGGCACGCTCATCGCAGCGAGCATTCCCTCGGACCTGTCGTCCAGGACGTCCTCGTCAACATCAACGCACCCGTCCTCATCGTGCCCGGCGATCGGGCCCACCACTCGGGATGA
- a CDS encoding MBL fold metallo-hydrolase, with protein MTATKGSAASLTFLGAADTVTGSRYLVSAPSSRILVDCGLFQGFKVLRERNRAPFPVPPDSIDAVVLTHAHLDHSGYLPALVRDGFGGRIYASAGTASLSRIMLMDSAHLLEEEARHAAKHKWSRHEHPRPLYTTQDAERAVERFVIVPEGEETSVSGATGVVLHPAGHILGAVSAYVDVDGRRLCFTGDLGRTDDPLMRPPHPFEGADVLVTESTYGDRAHSTVDPETSLGDIVRRTVRRNGVVLIPAFAVGRTETVLLHLSRLRDRGEIPDVPIYVNSPMAITVAEVYRRHPEEHRLSREEVDRLYGLATPIHSVDDSKLLNLRGGPMIIISASGMLAGGRILHHLQAYAPDERNAIVLTGYQAGGTRGARLLSGARTLRLFGREIAVEAEVVAIDSMSAHADADGVLRWMRGASRAPGAVYVTHGEPAAADALRLRIEHELGWPARVPDHGEEVPISPEPRPRARFAP; from the coding sequence ATGACCGCGACGAAGGGCAGTGCCGCGAGCCTGACCTTTCTCGGGGCCGCCGATACGGTGACCGGCTCCCGCTATCTCGTCAGTGCCCCTTCCTCGCGGATCCTCGTGGATTGCGGGCTGTTCCAGGGATTCAAGGTGCTCCGCGAGCGCAATCGTGCACCGTTTCCGGTCCCTCCGGATTCCATCGACGCGGTGGTCCTCACCCACGCGCATCTGGATCACTCCGGGTACCTCCCGGCACTCGTCAGAGACGGGTTCGGGGGTCGCATCTACGCGAGTGCCGGCACGGCTTCCCTCTCCCGGATCATGCTCATGGACAGTGCGCATCTGCTCGAGGAGGAAGCACGGCACGCGGCGAAGCACAAGTGGTCTCGGCATGAGCATCCCCGACCTCTCTACACGACGCAGGATGCGGAGCGCGCCGTGGAACGGTTCGTCATCGTGCCGGAAGGGGAGGAGACATCTGTATCCGGCGCGACCGGCGTCGTGCTTCATCCGGCCGGTCACATCCTGGGCGCCGTGAGCGCATATGTCGACGTCGACGGTCGTCGGCTGTGCTTCACCGGTGACCTCGGACGAACCGATGACCCCCTCATGCGGCCGCCGCACCCCTTCGAAGGCGCCGACGTCCTCGTGACCGAATCCACGTATGGAGATCGCGCACACAGCACTGTCGACCCGGAAACGTCGTTGGGGGACATCGTGCGGCGCACGGTGCGTCGCAACGGTGTGGTGCTCATCCCCGCCTTCGCCGTCGGACGCACCGAGACGGTGCTGTTGCATCTGTCCCGTCTGCGGGACCGCGGTGAGATCCCCGATGTGCCGATCTACGTCAACAGCCCGATGGCGATCACCGTCGCCGAGGTGTATCGACGCCACCCTGAGGAACATCGGCTGTCCCGAGAAGAGGTCGATCGGCTGTATGGGCTCGCGACGCCGATCCACAGCGTCGACGACTCGAAACTGCTCAATCTGCGCGGAGGGCCGATGATCATCATCTCGGCCAGCGGAATGCTCGCAGGCGGGCGGATCCTCCACCATCTTCAGGCCTACGCCCCCGACGAGCGCAATGCGATCGTCCTCACCGGGTACCAGGCCGGCGGTACACGCGGAGCTCGTCTCCTGTCCGGCGCGCGCACGCTGCGCCTATTCGGCAGAGAGATCGCCGTGGAGGCCGAGGTCGTGGCGATCGACTCGATGTCCGCGCATGCCGATGCCGATGGCGTGCTCCGTTGGATGCGGGGCGCCTCGCGCGCGCCCGGTGCCGTCTACGTCACGCACGGCGAACCCGCCGCCGCCGACGCGCTGCGGCTCCGGATCGAACACGAACTGGGGTGGCCGGCGCGCGTTCCCGACCACGGAGAAGAAGTACCGATCAGTCCCGAGCCCCGGCCCCGCGCACGTTTCGCCCCCTGA
- a CDS encoding NHL repeat-containing protein, whose translation MAVVFATAAAANAAVPPPLGDDGSYHVVRSWNTTQSEPTGFLVPSTILATTAGEIYGIANYSSGSSQAIIRDSDTGSRLASWYNPDTSPTGLALDAAENPHVLERNNMTGLWQVTTYDPVGVTLNTAVLTGSEDISLAGLALAEDGTIYTINAGASPNEIASYSSDGTARPATPLPGLQISYAAFNLNLAADGRLHFSAYSLADGNSVLVGVGTDGGGLAVTALPNAAQTTLGPNDRLFTVQYDGTIVISDTSGAVLDTIPPTAFAPSQISPIGITAATDGGTIFVSGYAYNPVTGESTPGITALQPLRSPDIAGTAFTALSCEAFSDVVIATGTPPPSFYEIISGVLPPGITLNGDTGEIAGVPTIDGDFGFTIQAFNGVAPTPDTTTRDTADYTIRVSLKTFATSAPIISGTPSEGSELTVDVAPWVPVPTEIDYLWLRDGQPIDGATSSTYTLVAADVGRDISVTVSGTADCYSPATATSAALTIPTPAPSPPPAPGPSDPGAPPHGGLAGTGGDTSGLPPLLISAAMMMTIGAALILVSRARRRLR comes from the coding sequence GTGGCCGTCGTGTTCGCCACGGCGGCAGCAGCCAACGCCGCCGTGCCGCCTCCGCTCGGGGACGACGGCTCTTACCACGTGGTCCGGAGCTGGAACACCACCCAATCGGAGCCCACCGGGTTCCTGGTTCCTTCGACGATTCTCGCTACGACGGCGGGTGAGATCTACGGGATCGCGAACTACTCCTCGGGTTCGTCTCAAGCGATCATCCGTGACAGCGACACCGGATCGCGCCTTGCCTCCTGGTACAACCCCGACACCTCGCCGACAGGTCTGGCATTGGATGCTGCGGAGAATCCGCACGTCCTGGAACGAAACAACATGACCGGGCTATGGCAGGTCACCACGTACGACCCGGTGGGGGTGACCCTCAACACGGCCGTGCTCACCGGCAGCGAGGACATCAGCCTCGCGGGGCTCGCCCTTGCCGAGGACGGCACGATCTACACCATCAACGCGGGCGCCTCCCCGAACGAGATCGCAAGCTACTCCTCGGACGGCACGGCTCGACCGGCGACGCCGCTCCCGGGCCTGCAGATCAGCTACGCCGCATTCAACCTGAACCTCGCCGCCGACGGTCGGCTTCACTTCTCGGCGTACAGCCTCGCCGACGGCAACTCGGTCCTCGTCGGAGTCGGAACGGATGGCGGGGGCCTCGCCGTCACCGCACTCCCGAATGCCGCGCAGACCACTCTCGGCCCGAACGACCGACTCTTCACCGTGCAGTACGACGGCACGATCGTCATCTCGGACACGAGCGGTGCGGTGCTCGACACCATCCCCCCGACCGCCTTCGCCCCGTCTCAGATATCGCCGATCGGAATCACAGCTGCGACCGATGGGGGGACGATATTCGTCAGCGGATACGCATACAACCCCGTCACCGGCGAGTCGACTCCCGGGATCACGGCGCTTCAGCCACTGCGCTCCCCGGACATCGCCGGCACGGCGTTCACGGCGCTCAGCTGCGAAGCGTTCAGCGACGTCGTCATCGCCACGGGTACACCGCCACCGAGCTTCTACGAGATCATCAGCGGCGTGCTGCCCCCGGGAATCACGCTCAACGGCGATACCGGCGAGATCGCGGGCGTCCCGACCATCGACGGCGACTTCGGTTTCACGATCCAGGCATTCAACGGTGTGGCACCGACACCCGACACCACCACTCGGGACACCGCCGACTACACGATCCGTGTGAGTCTGAAGACTTTCGCCACGTCAGCCCCCATCATCAGCGGGACACCGAGCGAGGGGAGCGAGCTCACCGTCGACGTTGCCCCATGGGTCCCCGTGCCGACAGAGATCGACTACCTGTGGCTCCGCGACGGCCAGCCGATCGACGGAGCAACCTCGAGCACCTACACCCTGGTCGCCGCCGACGTCGGTCGAGACATCAGCGTGACGGTCTCCGGTACGGCGGACTGCTACAGTCCGGCCACGGCGACCTCTGCCGCGCTCACCATCCCGACTCCGGCGCCCAGCCCTCCTCCCGCTCCGGGTCCGTCGGATCCGGGCGCACCCCCGCATGGTGGTCTGGCGGGAACGGGTGGCGACACGAGCGGCCTGCCGCCCCTGCTCATCAGCGCAGCGATGATGATGACGATCGGCGCCGCGCTCATCCTCGTTTCGAGGGCGCGCCGTCGTCTGAGGTGA
- a CDS encoding response regulator — protein MHRVFLVDDHEIVRRGIAGLLDAHPDLTVVGEASTCSEAVIRIAETLPDVAVLDVHLPDGSGIDLCRHIRQAHPSVRCLILTAFDDDDALVAAVMGDASGYLLKSLHTDELVRAVCAVADGESLLNPSMVRRITHRVRDARTEDPRYGSLNLREKQTLALIAEGLTNAQIGDRLGLAEKTVKNYVSSVLSKLGLERRTQAAVLETERTAGIGSPGAPSAPPHQ, from the coding sequence ATGCACCGAGTGTTCCTGGTCGACGATCACGAGATCGTGCGCCGCGGCATCGCCGGACTCCTCGACGCGCACCCCGATCTGACGGTGGTCGGGGAAGCATCAACCTGCAGCGAGGCGGTCATCCGGATCGCCGAGACACTCCCGGACGTCGCCGTCCTGGACGTGCATCTCCCTGACGGCAGCGGTATCGATCTGTGCCGCCACATCCGCCAAGCCCATCCGAGCGTGCGATGCCTGATCCTGACCGCATTCGACGATGACGACGCGCTCGTCGCCGCCGTCATGGGCGATGCCTCCGGCTACCTGTTGAAGAGTCTGCACACCGATGAACTCGTGCGTGCCGTCTGCGCCGTGGCCGACGGAGAGTCACTGCTGAATCCCTCGATGGTGCGCCGCATCACCCATCGCGTGCGCGACGCCCGCACAGAGGACCCTCGTTACGGATCGCTCAACCTGCGCGAGAAGCAGACGCTCGCGCTGATCGCCGAAGGGCTGACCAACGCTCAGATCGGCGACCGTCTCGGGCTCGCGGAGAAGACGGTGAAGAACTACGTCTCCTCCGTGCTCAGCAAGCTCGGGCTGGAGCGCCGGACGCAGGCGGCCGTGCTCGAAACGGAGCGGACGGCCGGAATCGGCTCTCCCGGTGCGCCGTCGGCGCCACCTCATCAATAA
- the adhP gene encoding alcohol dehydrogenase AdhP: MRAAVVTEFGAPAQVEERPIPQPGPGQVLVRVETCGLCHTDIHAMRGDWPVKPPLPLIPGHEGVGIVEQLGDGVTSRTVGQRVAMPWLGHACGECRYCVDGRENLCESQYNNGYAVDGGYAEYMLADARFAVPVPDGITAIDAAPLTCAGVTTYAAIKNAHVTPGETVAIFGVGGLGHLAVQYARLVGAKVIAVDITDEKLDLASELGADHVVNAADADPVAAIRDLGGADVVVVLAVAPAVFDQAFRSLNRGGRLVLVSLPAGGELTVPIFDTVLKGISIIGSIVGTRQDLAEVFDLHAAGRTRVVTEPRELDQVNASVDEVLAGTVPARLVFQYHTADVVPTHDGTAASL; encoded by the coding sequence ATGCGAGCAGCAGTCGTCACAGAGTTCGGTGCACCGGCGCAGGTGGAAGAGCGTCCGATCCCACAGCCCGGTCCGGGACAGGTCCTGGTCCGGGTGGAGACATGCGGACTGTGCCACACCGACATCCACGCCATGCGCGGAGATTGGCCGGTCAAGCCCCCGCTCCCGCTCATCCCGGGGCACGAAGGCGTGGGCATCGTCGAACAGCTCGGTGACGGCGTGACCAGCCGCACGGTCGGACAGAGAGTCGCGATGCCCTGGCTCGGCCACGCATGCGGCGAATGCCGGTACTGCGTCGATGGTCGAGAGAACCTCTGCGAGAGCCAGTACAACAACGGCTACGCCGTCGACGGCGGCTACGCCGAGTACATGCTGGCAGACGCCCGCTTCGCCGTTCCCGTTCCGGACGGCATCACCGCGATCGACGCCGCGCCGCTCACCTGCGCCGGAGTCACGACCTACGCGGCGATCAAGAACGCGCATGTCACGCCGGGCGAGACGGTCGCGATCTTCGGTGTCGGGGGGCTCGGGCACCTTGCGGTGCAGTACGCCCGCCTGGTGGGCGCCAAGGTCATCGCGGTGGACATCACCGACGAGAAACTCGACCTGGCATCCGAGCTGGGTGCAGACCACGTCGTGAACGCCGCCGACGCCGATCCGGTCGCTGCGATCCGAGATCTCGGTGGTGCCGACGTCGTCGTCGTCCTCGCGGTCGCGCCCGCGGTCTTCGACCAGGCGTTCCGCTCTCTGAACCGCGGCGGCAGGCTCGTGCTGGTATCCCTCCCCGCCGGTGGGGAGCTCACGGTGCCGATCTTCGACACCGTGCTCAAGGGGATCAGCATCATCGGCTCCATCGTCGGGACCAGGCAGGATCTGGCCGAGGTCTTCGACCTTCACGCCGCCGGACGGACGCGGGTCGTCACCGAGCCCCGTGAGCTGGACCAGGTCAACGCATCGGTCGACGAGGTGCTGGCGGGGACCGTGCCGGCCCGCCTCGTGTTCCAGTATCACACCGCCGATGTCGTCCCGACGCACGACGGGACCGCCGCGTCCCTGTGA
- a CDS encoding universal stress protein, with the protein MTDIVEPLPIVVGVDGSAASVEALSYAARIAAALDVPLAAVTTWTYPVMLDPFDPGTEWSPKMDAQRCLLDAVRAAFQGSPPEHFSQSVVPGRAAEVLIEQSDRASMLVVGSRGHGGFAGLLLGSVSAACAAHARCPVLVVHTPMPPAVTSEAPRASTPPGRR; encoded by the coding sequence ATGACAGACATCGTCGAGCCGCTCCCCATCGTCGTCGGCGTCGATGGCTCCGCCGCCTCCGTGGAGGCGTTGTCGTACGCGGCGCGCATCGCCGCTGCACTCGATGTCCCACTCGCGGCGGTGACCACCTGGACGTATCCGGTGATGCTCGATCCGTTCGATCCCGGCACCGAATGGTCTCCCAAGATGGATGCGCAACGGTGCCTCCTCGATGCCGTGCGTGCAGCGTTCCAGGGATCGCCTCCGGAGCATTTCTCGCAGTCGGTCGTTCCCGGCCGCGCCGCAGAGGTGCTCATCGAACAGAGCGACCGGGCGTCGATGCTCGTCGTCGGCAGTCGTGGACATGGGGGATTCGCCGGGCTGCTCCTCGGCTCCGTCAGTGCGGCGTGCGCGGCCCACGCCCGCTGTCCGGTGCTCGTCGTCCACACACCGATGCCGCCCGCTGTCACATCCGAAGCCCCTCGGGCCTCCACTCCCCCTGGACGGCGCTGA
- a CDS encoding universal stress protein yields the protein MQESILVGVVDTPASRRAVEWAAHRANERLSRVELLSVVGGAIGTVGEGAVVAEAISLTQTLLEREAERVRAHGVKADTVVSRGNPVEELISASMVFDLLVIGSDFRGDHAGARSIHHGIRVAAGAHCPVVVVPDIDLAGRRGVIVGVDGSAVSGKLIDFAAAEAARTGDPLTVVNTWVTVPLPLNMSAYPADYLSGMQKVTEEALTDSLKGIPRLYPELEVHRVVERGYAATVINRLSRDARLTVIGSHGRGAIARFLLGSTSQEVLSSPSTVTVLVR from the coding sequence ATGCAAGAGAGCATCCTGGTCGGAGTCGTCGACACTCCAGCCTCCCGACGAGCCGTCGAGTGGGCGGCGCACCGCGCGAATGAACGGCTCAGCAGGGTAGAGCTCCTCTCGGTCGTGGGCGGCGCGATCGGAACAGTCGGCGAAGGGGCAGTCGTCGCCGAGGCCATCAGCCTGACGCAGACGTTGCTCGAACGCGAAGCGGAGCGGGTCAGGGCGCACGGGGTGAAGGCGGACACCGTGGTCTCGCGAGGAAACCCGGTGGAGGAACTGATCAGCGCATCGATGGTGTTCGATCTCCTCGTGATTGGAAGCGACTTCCGGGGGGATCATGCTGGTGCGCGCAGCATCCACCACGGCATCCGTGTGGCGGCAGGTGCCCACTGCCCGGTGGTCGTCGTTCCCGACATCGATCTCGCCGGTCGGCGGGGCGTGATCGTGGGCGTCGACGGATCCGCGGTGTCCGGGAAGCTCATCGATTTCGCCGCGGCAGAAGCCGCGCGCACCGGCGATCCGCTCACCGTGGTCAACACCTGGGTCACGGTCCCGTTGCCGCTCAACATGTCGGCCTATCCTGCGGACTATCTCTCCGGCATGCAGAAGGTGACGGAGGAGGCGCTGACGGATTCTCTGAAGGGGATCCCTCGCCTGTATCCGGAGCTCGAGGTGCATCGAGTCGTCGAGCGCGGCTATGCCGCAACCGTCATCAACCGCCTCTCGCGGGACGCGCGTCTCACGGTCATCGGCTCTCACGGCCGTGGCGCGATCGCCCGATTCCTCCTCGGTTCGACCAGCCAAGAGGTCCTCTCGAGTCCCTCCACTGTCACCGTGCTCGTCCGCTGA
- a CDS encoding ANTAR domain-containing response regulator: protein MTEQEEQAEQPTSSAPRRVVVAEDESLIRLDIVEILRDNGFDVVGEAGDGETAVALATELRPDLVIMDVKMPQLDGISAAEKLHKGNIAPVVLLTAFSQKELVERASEAGALAYVVKPFTPNDLLPAIEIALARHEQIITLEAEVADMVERFETRKLVDRAKGLLNEKMGLSEPEAFRWIQKASMDRRLTMQDVAKAIIEQLAPKK from the coding sequence GTGACAGAGCAAGAAGAGCAGGCTGAGCAGCCCACGTCATCCGCACCCCGACGCGTGGTCGTCGCCGAAGATGAGTCGCTGATCCGTCTCGACATCGTCGAGATCCTCCGCGACAACGGCTTCGATGTCGTCGGTGAGGCCGGTGATGGAGAGACCGCGGTCGCTCTGGCGACCGAGCTGCGCCCCGACCTCGTCATCATGGATGTCAAGATGCCTCAGCTCGACGGCATCAGCGCCGCCGAGAAGCTGCACAAGGGCAACATCGCCCCCGTCGTGCTCCTCACGGCTTTCAGCCAGAAGGAGCTCGTCGAGCGTGCCAGCGAGGCCGGTGCTCTCGCGTACGTCGTGAAGCCGTTCACTCCGAACGACCTCCTGCCGGCGATCGAGATCGCGCTGGCCCGGCACGAGCAGATCATCACGCTCGAGGCCGAGGTCGCCGACATGGTCGAGCGCTTCGAGACCCGCAAGCTCGTCGATCGGGCCAAGGGTCTGCTCAACGAGAAGATGGGTCTGAGCGAGCCCGAGGCGTTCCGCTGGATCCAGAAGGCCTCCATGGATCGCCGTCTGACGATGCAGGACGTCGCCAAGGCGATCATCGAGCAGCTCGCGCCCAAGAAGTAA
- a CDS encoding flavodoxin family protein: MTGGYAHTDAPSTDIVFESFFGNTRRVAEAITDGVRQHLVAALVDVRDEVPPNEHGVLVVGAPTHAHSLSRPASRREAEMWAKDLGKHLALEQGSRATGIREWIETDPRAVSGFAAFDTRVDMPRIFTGSAATAISTRLRKRGLRELVRPESFLVDKDSRLLAGELERAHAWGAALALEALSGSSAVSSRSRP, from the coding sequence GTGACGGGTGGATACGCGCATACCGACGCCCCGTCCACGGACATCGTCTTCGAGTCCTTCTTCGGCAACACCCGTCGCGTGGCCGAGGCGATCACCGACGGTGTGCGGCAGCATCTCGTCGCCGCCCTCGTCGACGTGCGCGATGAGGTTCCCCCGAATGAGCACGGCGTCCTCGTGGTCGGAGCGCCCACTCACGCCCACTCGCTGAGCAGACCCGCTTCCCGGCGCGAAGCCGAGATGTGGGCCAAGGACCTCGGGAAGCACCTGGCGCTCGAGCAGGGAAGCCGAGCGACCGGGATCCGGGAGTGGATCGAGACCGACCCGCGCGCGGTGTCCGGCTTCGCCGCCTTCGACACCCGTGTCGACATGCCGAGGATCTTCACCGGCTCGGCGGCGACGGCGATCAGCACGCGGCTGCGGAAGCGGGGGCTGCGAGAGCTCGTCCGCCCCGAGAGCTTCCTGGTCGACAAGGACAGCCGGCTCCTCGCCGGCGAGCTCGAACGCGCCCATGCCTGGGGTGCCGCACTCGCCCTCGAGGCGCTCTCGGGATCGTCGGCAGTGAGCAGCCGGTCAAGACCATGA